The Nonlabens sp. Hel1_33_55 genome contains the following window.
AGGATTTGCAGATGCCTATAAAAACCAAACCACTCCGCTACCCTATGTAGGCGAACAATTCCAAAAGTGGTTCACATTTATCAAATAACATGAATACAGATTTAAGTCTTCAATATATCTCAAGACCTGCCGATAAGGCAAATGCCCCATTACTAATTCTAGTCCATGGTTACGGTTCTAACGAGCAGGATTTATTCTCTTTTGCACCACAAATGGATAAAGGAATCCATATAATTTCCGTTCGCGCACCTTACGATTTACCGCCATATGGCGCTGCGTGGTATGCAATTGACTACACGGCAGATAAAGGAAAGTTTTCTGATCTTAATCAAGCGAGAGAAAGCATTCAGCTTCTCAAAACCTTCATAGTTGAAATTGTAGATCGCTACAATGTAAACAAGGAAAGCGTCAATATTCTTGGCTTTTCACAGGGCGCGATTCTCTCCATGGCAATGGCGCTTTCAGACCCTACTATTTTCAGGAATGTGGTTGCAATGTCTGGATATTTGAATGAAGATCTTGTTGAAGATATAAATGGTTTGGAATCTCGCTTTCGCGAAAGCGAACTCAAAACAAACTTCTTCATTTCTCATGGAACTATGGATCAAGTTATTCCATTTGACTGGGCCATGCAGGTACAACCAGTGATGGAAAAACTGAATGTGGACTATCTTTTCAAACAATATCCTATGGGTCATGGTGTCTCTCCAGAGAATTTTCACGACATGAAAAAATGGCTTGAAGAAAGACTCTAACTACCTGTAACGATCATTGAGTACGGAAGCGGTAGTCTCTAAAGTAATTGTGTCCTCGTCCTGAATTGTATAGGTGACCAGCAACTCGCCCCATTGATTATTGTCAGAAAAGTTGACCAACACCCATTTATGGTTGATGAATCTGGTGTCATTGATCTGAAAACCGCGACCCTGGCCAGTAAATGGTACTAATGGATTACCTCCTGATTCCAGGTTTAAATCAAGCAATTGATCCGTGACATTCTGCTGTACTCGCTCTGAGGTCCATCCCAGTTTTTCAAAATAATTTTTAGCTTCTTGATGCTGTTCAAGGGTAAAGCTAATAGGCTGATTGAGTTGGGAATCTGCAATACTGTCAAGTAGAGCATCCTGCTCCACAGTTTTGGCTCGTAATGAGATGACATCGTTTTCAATGGATTCTTGATAATTCCTGCCGTTCACATACAGAATCAAGGCGATTAGTGAAGCAAAGATAAATAGATATAAAAAGAGATTGCGTCTCATGAATGTGATGTTAATTTTAAGGTGTCATAGGCCAGAAATACATTTTCTGGTAGGCTTTTTTCTACTTCTTTGTGGAAACCTAAATGATAGCTAATGTGTGTAAAATATGTTCGCTTAGGTTTTAATTCATCAACCAGTGCGAGTGCCTCCTCAATGTTCAAATGAGTTTTATGCGGTTCATATCTCAAGGCATTGATGACCAGAATGTCAAGATTTTTGAGCTTTTCCTTTTCATTAGATTCGATAGTTTTTACATCGGTCATGTAGGCTAGATCTCCAATTCGGAAACCATGGACCGGTATAAAACCGTGACTAGCCTTTATAGGCATGATTTTGACACCTTCAATGATGAGTTCATCGGTATCAAATCGATGTATTTCCAGGTCTGCTACTCCAGGATATTTATCTACTTCCTTAAACATGTAGCTAAATCGATCTCTCAAAGATTCCTCGACTCGATTTGTCATGTAACACTGGATGGCTCCTTGTCTAAAAAAGACGGGTCGTAAATCATCGAGGCCGGCTGTGTGATCTGCATGTTCGTGAGTGAACAATAAGGCGTCAAAACCGTCTATATGATTTGTTAGCATTTGTTGTCTAAAGTCAGGCCCACAGTCAATAATAAAGCGCTTGTCATCTACAGCAATAGCAGCACTTACTCTTAATCGTCTATCTCGTGGATCTGTACTCAAACAAACTGGATGATCGCTTCCTATAACGGGAATTCCCTGCGATGTACCTGTGCCTAGTATGGTGATTTCTACTTTCATTAAGTTAGGTTAAAAGTATTGATATTTTTTTGTTCTACTAGGACGTTCGTTACCTTTGTTTATAACATCTAAAGACGTTTACATGGCCATTACCTTACCAGGAGATAACGACTTTGAGTCAGTTCCTTCCCTCAAAAACAAAGCTCTTAGAATTAATCTGAACCGTAATATCTACGGGACTTTTGCAGAAATAGGAGCTGGCCAGGAAACGGTAAGGCATTTCTTTAGAGCAGGTGGCGCTTCGGGAACTATTGCAAAAGCAATGAGTGCCTACGATAAGGACTTTTCTGATGCCGTTTACGGTATTCAAGATGATGGTCGCTATGTAACCGAATCTAGACTGCGCAAGATGTTGCGTCACGAGACCGATCTTATTGAAGAGCGCATTTCCAGAGAAAAACATCCAGACAAATTATTCTTCACCTATGCAAATACGGTAGCTACTATCGATTTTGCTAAGAAATTTTTAGGTCACGGTTGGGTAGGAATAAAATTTCAGGCTGCGCCAGGCGAGGAATACAGCGAAATTATTCTACACGTTCGTTTCAAGGAACGTGACGCACGATTGCAACAAATCACACTGGGAACCTTGGGGACCAATTTGATTTACGGCGCTTTTTACAAGCATGATCAGCCTAAAAAACTCTTGAAATATCTTTACGATCATATTGATAAGGATAAGATCGAGATTGACATGATCAATTTTGATGGACCTCGATTCAAAAACGTGGATAACCGTTTGATGAGTCTGCAGTTATTACGTAATGAAATGACTGAGGCCGTAATGTTCGGCCCAGACGGTAAAAACATTCTTGCTGCTAGAATTCTTTATAAGAAGAATGTATTAGCCTTGAGAGGTAGCTTTAGACCAGTAACTAAGGTAAATATGGATATGTATCACAAGGCTCGATCCATGTTTGTAAAATCAGGAAAGGTTCAGGAGGATCGATTGGAAACCATATTTGAAATTACGCTTAGTAACTTAAAAGCTTCTGGTGAAATTGATGAAGAAGACTTCATGCATCGCGCAGAACTTCTCTGTTCATTAGGTCAAACGGTAATGATCTCTAACTTTAAGGAGTACTATCGCTTAGTGGAATATCTAAATAATTATACAAAAGAGCGCATTGGGCTTGTAATGGGAACCAATAATCTCATCGACATATTTGACACTCAATATTATCACCACTTAAGCGGCGGTATATTAGAAGCCTTTGGAAAACTATTCTTCAAGGATTTGCGTGTATATCTATATCCTATGCAGGATGCCGAAACTGGCGAACTCACGACTAGTGAGAATCTAAAGGTACATCCACGTATGAAGGAATTGTACAAATTCTTCAAGTACAACGGTCGTGTGATTGACATAGAAAACTTTGACTCAGAAATAGGTCATATCTACTCACGCGAGGTGTTGCGCATGATTGAATCTGGTGAAGATGGCTGGCAAGATATGTTACCAGAAGGTATTCCAGAATTGATTGATGAAGGTAACTTCTTTGGCTGCAATGAAAACTGCGAACCCGAAACGGTGGATTAAATACTACAGGATTTGATCTGTATGTTCTTTAGTCTTGACTTTTGAAATCACTTCTTCAATAACCCCATTTTCATCAATTACAAAAGTGGTGCGGTGAATACCATCGTATTCTTTACCCATAAACTTTTTCGGGCCCCAAACTTTGTATGCATTGAGCAATTCGTGATTCTCATCTGCTAGTAGGTCGTAGGGTAACTCAAACTTTTCCTTAAAATTGGATTGGCGCTTTTGACTATCTGCACTGGCGCCTAATATTTCGTATCCGCTTTCGCGAAAGCGAGATACATTATCTCTTAAATTGCAAGCTTCAGCAGTACATCCTGGGGTACTAGCTTTGGGATAAAAGAATAGAACCAACTTTTTACCTTTGAAGTCAGAAAGCGAGACTATTTCACCGTCTTGGTTAGGAATTGAAAAATCAGGAGCTTTGTAGCCAGCTTTGAGAGTCGTCATGGTATAGTTTTTAATAACACGAAGATAGTAATGAAAAAACAGGAAAAAGTAAATTTTGTAATACAAACGCTAGAAGAACTTTATCCAGTCATTCCTGTTCCATTGGATCACAAAGATCCTTATACGCTACTAATTGCTGTGTTAATGAGTGCTCAAAGTACTGATGTTAGGGTGAATCAAATCACGCCTTTACTATTTGAACGAGCAGACAATCCGTATGATATGATCCGACTTTCTGTAGAAGAAATAAGGGAAATCATCAAACCTGTAGGACTATCTCCTATGAAGGCAAAAGGTATTTACGGATTGAGTCATATTTTAATCGATAAGCATAATGGCCTTGTTCCTAAAACCTACGAAGAATTGGAAGAACTTCCTGCGGTAGGTCACAAAACAGCAGCTGTAGTTTTGTCTCAAGCCTTTGGAATACCAGCATTTCCTGTGGATACTCATATACATCGATTAATGTACCGATGGAACTTGACTAATGGAAAGAACGTGGTACAAACAGAAAGAGATGCCAAGCGCTTATTTCCGGAAGAAAAATGGAACGAACTTCATTTACAAATCATCTGGTATGGCCGTCAATATAGTCCTGCTCGTGGTTGGGATCTAGAGAAAGACATCATCACCAAAACAATAGGCAGAAAAACAGTTCTAGCAGATTACCATAAAATAAAAACCCGTCGAGGCAAAGCCTAGACGGGTCAAGCAAATCTAAAAAACAAAATTTAGTTGTTTAATGTTTCAAAAGTCATGTGATTGACTTTTATGACACTAAGTGCTTTTGAAAAGGATAAAATCCTTTGAATTGTTTCTGGTCGTGGACCTGATGTTTTCAATGATTCTGGAGTAGGTTTATTGTAAAGTTTTGGCATGTGATAGTGTTATTGATTTTACTCAAAACGCACAAAACTTGTCAATATTATATTCCAGAATAAATTATTGTGTCAAAACAATGTTGTGCTTATCAATGACCTTGCGCAAATTGATGAGCGCATATCGCATTCTACCTAGAGCGGTGTTGATACTCACATCTGTAGTTTCAGCGATTTCCTTAAACGACATCTCCTTATAAATACGCATCACCAATACTTCTTTTTGATCGTCTGGCAATTCCTCAATCAATCGCTTTACATCACTATGTACTTGATCTGTAATCAAGGCAGATTCTATACTATCCTCACCATCACTGATTACATCAAAAATATCGAAGTCGTTACGTGATTGAAATTTAGGCATGCGCTTGTTCCTGCGGAAGTGGTCGATAACCAAATTATGAGAGATCCTCATTACCCAGGGCAAAAACTTTCCTTCTTCATTGTACTTTCCTCTTTTAAGGGTACGAATTACTTTAATGAAGGTATCTTGAAAAATATCTTCAGTAATATCCCGATCCAAAACTTTGGAAAAGATAAAACCGTGAATTCTTTGTTGGTGTCTTTTGATTAGAATCTCTAGAGAAGATTCCTGGCCTTCCATGTACTGCTTTACCAGTACGGCATCACTTGCGTCTTTGAAGTTCATACGATAACAACTAATGATCTTGTTCAAAATGAAGTCGATCTGTTTTAAAGTAGTGTTATTGTATACGCGGTGTTTAAATTTTGTTAACGGGTTAAAGATAACAACATTTGTTCCAAACTAACAAAACTTCGCTTTGGAATTTAACATATTAATGATTCCGTAGAACATCATATCGTTGAACCGCTTGTTATCTTTGTGTTTATGGCAAAAAAGATCATCTTCGATAATATAGATTCCCTAAGTCCCAAAAAGAATATTCTAGTCAAGGGTGCTGAGTTACACAACCTTAAAAAGCTCAATGCGGTCATTCCTAGAAATGAAATGGTCGTCATTACAGGGCTTTCTGGTAGTGGTAAATCATCTCTAGCATTTGATACACTTTATGCAGAAGGTCAACGTCGTTACGTTGAGAGTCTTTCCTCCTATGCGAGACAGTTTTTAGGGAGATTGAATAAGCCAAAAGTTGAATACATCAAAGGGATCGCACCTGCGATAGCCATTGAACAAAAGGTCAACTCAACAAATCCTAGAAGTACAGTAGGTACAACGACAGAAATCTATGATTACCTCAAACTACTATTTGCTCGTATAGGCCGTACCTACTCTCCTATTTCTGGAAACGAAGTAAAGAAAGATACCGTCACAGATGTCATCAATTACATCAAGAAAGAAGAAGATGGGACTAAAATGCTACTTACCACAAGATTAATCGTCAAGGGAAAACGCGATGTGCCTCAGCAGTTAGCCGTACTGCTACAGCAAGGTTTTACCCGTATCAAGGTGAACGGTGAAGTACATCGTATTGATGAGAATGAACTCACCTTTTCTAGCAAGGATAAAGTATTCATCGTTATTGACCGTATCATCAAACGCGATGATGAAGATTTTTACAACCGCCTTGCAGATGCCGTCGACACCGCTTTTTTTGAAGGAAAAGGCGTTGCTTATGTAGAACATCTAGATGGATCAAAATCCCGAGAGTTCACCAACAAATTTGAATTGGACGGTATAGAGTTTCTGGAACCTAACCCGAATCTGTTCAGCTTTAATAATCCTTATGGTGCTTGCCCTAAATGTGAAGGTTATGGCGACGTCATAGGTATTGATGAAGACTTAGTTATACCTAACACTGCTTTATCAGTCTATGAAAGTGCGGTTTTTCCATGGCGTGGTGAGAACATGAGTTGGTACAAGGATCAACTAATCAAGAATGCTGGCAAATTTGATTTCCCTATTCATAGACCCTGGTTTGAACTGACAACAAAGCAAAAGGACCTTGTCTGGGATGGTAACAAATATTTTTCTGGACTCAATGATTTCTTTGCAGAGCTTGAATCCAAAGCCTATAAAATTCAAAATCGGGTTATGCTATCGCGTTATCGTGGCAAGACTAGATGTTCAGTCTGCAAAGGAAAACGATTGCGTCCTGAAGCAAATTATGTAAAAATCAACAACACGACGATTACGGATCTGGTTGAAATGCCCATCAAAAATCTGAAAACTTACTTTCAGGAATTACAGCTGGATGAATCGCAACAGATCATTGCAAAACGGCTTTTAAAGGAAATCAACAGTCGCCTGGAATTCTTATCTGATGTTGGGCTAGACTACCTCACATTGAACCGTAAATCAAACACCCTTTCTGGCGGTGAATCGCAGCGGATCAATCTTGCAACTTCATTAGGAAGTAGCTTAGTAGGCAGCATGTACATTCTGGATGAACCCAGTATTGGACTGCATCCGCGAGATACTAAGAGATTGATTAAAGTTTTGAAAAACCTGCGTGATCTAGGTAATACTGTGATCATTGTAGAGCATGATGAAGAAATTATGCAGGCAGCAGATCGCATTATTGATATTGGCCCAGAAGCTGGTACGCACGGCGGCGAGGTCGTAGCTGCAGGAACTCTTGCAGAAATCTTGAAATCATCGAGTCTGACTGCTCAATACTTGAATGGTTCTATGGAAATTCCGCTTCCGCGAAAGCGTAGAACCTATAAATATCACGTTGATATTACCGGTGCTCGTCAAAATAATCTTAAGAACATTGACGTCACTTTCCCATTAGGAGTGTTGACTATGATCACAGGTGTTTCTGGTAGCGGAAAGTCCACGCTGGTAAAGCAAATTCTATATCCAGCCATGCTGAAAAAGTTGGGCGGCTACGGAGCAAAAGCTGGCCAATTTACCGATATATCTGGAAAGTTCGAGAATGTAAAAACGGTTGAGTTCATTGACCAAAATCCCATTGGGCGCAGTTCACGTTCCAATCCCATTACTTACATAAAGGCTTATGACGATATTCGCTCCTTATTTGCTTCTCAAAAAGTTTCAAAAATCAGGAACTATCAACCGAAACACTTCTCTTTTAATGTAGATGGTGGGCGTTGTGAAACCTGTAAAGGTGATGGTGAGGTAACTATAGAAATGCAGTTCATGGCAGATGTAACGCTGGTTTGTGAAACCTGTAATGGAAAGCGATTTAAAAAAGAAATTCTTGAGGTCCAGTTTGAAGGAAAGAATATTGATGACGTCCTAAACTTAACGATCAATGATGCAATGGAATTCTTCAATGAGCACTCGCAAGATAAAATATCGAGAAAAATTAAGCCGTTGCAGGACGTTGGTTTGGGCTATGTTACTTTAGGACAAAGTAGTTCTACTCTATCTGGTGGTGAGGCGCAGCGTATTAAATTGGCTAGTTTTCTAGTGAAAGGTACCACCAGCGATAAGACCTTATTTATTTTTGATGAGCCTACTACCGGACTACACTTTCACGATATCAATAAATTGCTGGACAGTTTCAATGCACTGATTGAAAAAGGTCATAGCGTGATCGTTATTGAGCATAATATGGATCTCATCAAATGCGCAGATTATGTGATTGACTTAGGTCCCGATGGCGGTGCAGAAGGCGGTTACTTAGTAGCGGCAGGCACTCCTGAAGAAGTTGCTAAAGTAAAGAAGAGTCATACCGCGCCATTTATTGCAGAAAAGCTAAATTAGGCCACTAAATTTCATGGAATGAAAAGACCTAGATTGCGCCGTAAGGCCACACCCAAATCCAGAAGCAGTGTTTTTCAACCGCCTGGAACGATATCATATGTAGGTGAAGAAAGGCATGGAGAAGTCACTAGCGAGACCATCTTATACGATACCAACGAATTCAAAAAGCTGGATGGAATCTATCTGGACAAACTAAGTGAGGACCATGTAAACTGGTTCAATATTGATGGTGTACATGAAATAGATCTATTGGAGAAGGTAGGTAGCAAATTCCATTTGCATCATCTTCTACTTGAAGATATTGCAAATACTACACAACGTCCCAAAACCGAGTTCTACCAAGAATGCATCTATCAGTGTATTAAAATGATAAGTTACAATCCTGAAGAAAAAGACATTGATCAGGAACAAGTAAGCATATTATTGACAAAAGATGCTGTTATTACTTTTCAGGAAAAGACCGGTGATGTTTTTGAAAATATAAGAGAACGCATTGAAGAAAGTCGCGGGCGTATACGATCCAGCAAAAATGACTATCTGTTTTATGCACTGATTGATTCAGTGATTGATCATTATTTTATAGCCGTAGAACAGATAGGTGAGCACCTAGATCAACTTGAGGATGAGATATTTGATGATCCACAGAAAGAATCCTTGGAACGTGTCCAGAAGAATAAACGTATGCTTCTCAAATTAAGACGCGCTATTTTTCCGTTACGAGAATCGATTAGTCGTCTTTTAAAAGAAGATTCTGAATTGATCGATCAACATATCAAGAGTTATTTCCAGGATGCGTATGACCACTGTATACAGATTATAGAAACTGTAGAGTCCTATCGAGAAATCAACGCTGGTCTTAGAGATATGTATTTATCAAGCGTGAGTTATAAGATGAACCAGATCATGCAGGTGTTGACCATCATATCTTCTATATTTATTCCATTAACTTTTGTTGCAGGTATTTATGGAATGAACTTCGAATACATTCCTGAATTAAAATGGGAACATGGTTATCGATATTTCTGGATTTTGAGTGGATGTTTATTTGTGGCTTTGCTTGGTTTCTTCAAATGGAAAAAATGGTTGTAGAGGATGAAAAATAAGTTTGGCACGCCAATTGTAATATACTAATCGAAGGTTGTTTATGAAGAGTAAATTTCTTTCATAAAGTTTTTTGGTTGGTTAGTGGGAAATCTCGAGATGTCTTTTGACTCTCGGGATTTCCTCGTTTTAGGAGGTTTTCATTTTCCCAAACAACGTATTTTTAAGCCATGAAAAATATACTAACTCTACTGCTTATTACTGTACTCGTCAGCTGTAATAAGCCCTCTGAAAAAAACCAGCAGGAAGTCTCCCAATCCGAAACGGAAGCAACAATAGATAAAAAAAAGTTTCCTGAAGATTTTCTCGGTATCTATAAAGGTGATTTGAAAATCACATCAAGCAATGGAGAGCAATCCATTCCCATGGAGTTTCACATGAATAAGACAGATTCTATTGATAATTTTAAGTACACTATTTATTATGGAGAAGAGCGTTCTCCACGTAATTATAACTTAAAGAGAACTCATAACCCCAACCTATTCTTAGTAGATGAGAACAATGGTATTATTCTCGAGAGTGCGTACGCAAATCACACTTTGTATAGCACCTATGAAGTCGCTAATAATCTTTTAAATAGCACAGAGATATTCTATGACGATCGTATGGAGTTTATGATTGCGCTTTCCAGGATTCAAGATACCTCTATGACAGGAAAAGAAGAAAGCGCGATTGTAAAGAATTATCCGCTTTCTGTGATGCAACGTGCTACATTGTATAAGCAATAGATATTCTGTTACAATCCACAAGTCTAGCAACATACCATCATAAGGTGCGGAATTAATTCCGCACCTTATGATGGTATAGGCTTACGAAGCCTATACCTAGTAACTAAAAAAGTCCCGCTCGTGCGGGACTTTATAATTATCGCAAATGCGAAAGTGATTTATTATCTAAGCAAACGCTTCAGCGACACTTGCACTCAATCGTTTATAAACACCAGAATCCAATCGATCACGGATGGCGTCAAACGCATCAAGCGTTTCTTCAATATCTTGCATCGTGTGAGTTGCCGTTGGTATCAATCTTAATAAGATAAGTCCTTTAGGAATTACCGGATATACAACGATAGAACAGAACACACCATAGTTTTCTCTAAGGTCTTTTACCAAAGCCATGGCTTCTGGAATACTTCCTTTAAGATAAACTGGAGTTACACAACTTTGTGTAGTTCCTATGTCAAAACCTCTTTTCTTAAGTCCTGATTGTAGAGCGTTTACATTATCCCAAAGCTTCTCTTTAAGCTCTGGCATTGTGCGTAACATATCTAGACGTTTTAATGCGCCTACTACTAGTTGCATTTGCAATGATTTGGCAAACATCTGCGATCTCAAGTTGTACTTAAGGTAATCCATGATTTCCTTATCGGCAGCGATGAAAGCTCCTGTACTTGCCAGGGATTTTGCAAAAGTTGCAAAATAAACATCGATATCATCCTGTATGCCTTGCTCCTCACCTGCTCCAGCGCCTGTTTTACCAAGCGTACCAAAACCATGAGCATCATCAACAAAAAGTCTGAATTTATATTTTTTCTTTAAAGCAACGATCTCTTTTAAGCGACCTTGCTCACCACGCATTCCAAAAACACCTTCGGAGATCACTAGGATTCCGCCACCGGTTTCTTCAGCGATTTTTGTGGCACGTTGTAGGTTTTTCTCGATACTTTCTAAATCGTTGTGCTTATAGGTAAATCTCTTACCATGATGCAAACGAACGCCATCAATAATACAAGCGTGAGCATCTACATCATAAACGATAACATCATCCTTAGAAACCAAAGCATCTACAGTAGATACCATTCCTTGGTACCCAAAATTCAACAAATAAGCAGCTTCCTTGTTTACAAAAGCAGCAAGCTCATCTTGTAATTGTTCGTGAAGATCTGTGTGACCACTCATCATACGCGCTCCCATTGGGTAGGCACTACCGTATTCTGCAGCAGCTTCTGCATCTACTTTACGAACTTCAGGGTGATTGGCAAGTCCTAGATAATCGTTGACACTCCAGGTAATTACCTCACGACCGTTGAATCTCATGCGGTTTGCAATAGGTCCTTCAAGTTTTGGAAAAACGAAATAACCTTCTGCTACAGAAGCCCATTTTCCTAGAGGTCCCTTGTCTTTATAAATCTTATCAAATAAATCGTTCATGATACAAATTAAGTGTACAAATATACGATAGAAATGGCAGATTTCCTATACGTAAATCGCCTAACAATCTACTTAAATAGTTGATAAAGTGTTGAAAACTAATGAGTTGAAATTGTAAGTTCGCTTTCGCGAAAGCGAAACAAACCAACTCATAACCACCTAATAATAAGGTAGTTTACTTGATATATTCAATATGCTGATCTGCAGCTGTAGAGACGCTGTCAAAAAATCCTTGATCTTCCATCCACTTATCGTTGTATATTTTACTCATGTAACGCGATCCATGATCTGGGAAAATAACAACAACAACGGCATCATCGCCAAAAGTTTTCTCCTTAACCAGTTGCTTCACTGCTTGCATTGCTGCACCACTGGTGTAGCCTACAAAAAGACCTTCAGTTTGTGAAATCCTGCGAGCCATATGAGCCGCGTCTTCATCTTTTACCTTTGTAAAACTGTCGATGACATCAAAATCAGTAGCGGTTGGGATCAAGTTTTTACCTAATCCTTCTATACGGTATGGATAGATTTCGTTCTTGTCAAACTCCTGAGTCTCGTGATATTTTTTCAATACACTACCATAAGCATCAACACCCAGGATCTGAATTTCTGGATTTTGTTCTTTCAAATACTTGGCAGTTCCTGAAATGGTTCCACCGGTACCACTACAAGCTACCAGATGCGTTATTTTTCCAGCCGTTTGTTTCCATATTTCTGGTCCTGTAGAAAGATAATGCGCTTCAGTATTGAGCTCATTGAAATATTGGTTGATATAGATACTATCTTTTATTTCTTCATGAAGTCTTTTAGCGACCTCGTAATAACTACGTGGATCGTCTGCACTCACGTGTGCTGGACAAACGTAAACTTTTGCGCCCATCGATTTAAGCATGTCAATCTTATCGGCACTTGATTTTGAACTTACGGCAAGAATACAATCATAGCCCTTAATGCGGCTCACCATAGCGATACTAAATCCGGTATTACCAGATGTGGTTTCAATAATGGTATCACCAGGCTTGAGAATTCCTTTTTTTTCTGCCTGCTCTATAATATGTAAAGCTATTCTGTCTTTTGAAGAATGTCCTGGGTTGAATGACTCAACCTTAGCATAATAATCGCCAGGGAAGCCCTCAACGGTTTTGGATAATTTGATAAGAGGAGTTTCTCCTATTAACTCAAGAACATTGTTGTACGCCTGAATTTGTCCGCTCATATAGTATGTTTTCGTCCTGACTTAAAAAAGCGCAAAACGTTGCAAATTTACATAAAAAATCAGTTGGTTGCCTTTTTCTCCATATCAAGCAAAAATGCAAAGTCTATTGCGACTTCTTTCAAAGCATCATACCTACCAGATGCACCGCTATGACCGCTCGTCATATCTGTCTTGAATAAAATGACTTGCGCTCCTTTTTGATGATCACGCAGCCTCGCCACCCATTTTGCAGGTTCCCAATATTGAACCTGGCTATCGTGGTATCCGGTCGTGACCAGCACGTTGGGAAACTCGGCGTCTTTGACTTGATCGTATGGGGAGTAAGCAAGCATATAATCGTAGCTATCCTTGATGTTTGGATTTCCCCATTCGTCATATTCACCTGTTGTCAGCGGTATAGAATCGTCCAGCATAGTACTCACGACATCTACAAACGGTACCGCACTTAAAATTCCGTTATATAAGTGTGGCGCTAGATTCATGATGGTTCCCATTAACAATCCACCGGCAGATCCACCTGAGGCGTACAGGTGTCCCGCTTTCGCGAAAGCGTGCTCTACCAAATACTCACTGCAAGTCACAAAATCTGTAAAGGTGTTCATCTTCTGGAACATCTTGCCTTGCTCGTACCACTCACGGCCCAGGTATTCACCACCACGAACGTGAGCTATAGCAAAAATGAAACCGCGATCCAGCAGACTCAATCGCGAGATTGAGAAATAGGGATCAAT
Protein-coding sequences here:
- a CDS encoding alpha/beta hydrolase, translating into MNTDLSLQYISRPADKANAPLLILVHGYGSNEQDLFSFAPQMDKGIHIISVRAPYDLPPYGAAWYAIDYTADKGKFSDLNQARESIQLLKTFIVEIVDRYNVNKESVNILGFSQGAILSMAMALSDPTIFRNVVAMSGYLNEDLVEDINGLESRFRESELKTNFFISHGTMDQVIPFDWAMQVQPVMEKLNVDYLFKQYPMGHGVSPENFHDMKKWLEERL
- a CDS encoding MBL fold metallo-hydrolase; the protein is MKVEITILGTGTSQGIPVIGSDHPVCLSTDPRDRRLRVSAAIAVDDKRFIIDCGPDFRQQMLTNHIDGFDALLFTHEHADHTAGLDDLRPVFFRQGAIQCYMTNRVEESLRDRFSYMFKEVDKYPGVADLEIHRFDTDELIIEGVKIMPIKASHGFIPVHGFRIGDLAYMTDVKTIESNEKEKLKNLDILVINALRYEPHKTHLNIEEALALVDELKPKRTYFTHISYHLGFHKEVEKSLPENVFLAYDTLKLTSHS
- a CDS encoding nicotinate-nucleotide adenylyltransferase: MAITLPGDNDFESVPSLKNKALRINLNRNIYGTFAEIGAGQETVRHFFRAGGASGTIAKAMSAYDKDFSDAVYGIQDDGRYVTESRLRKMLRHETDLIEERISREKHPDKLFFTYANTVATIDFAKKFLGHGWVGIKFQAAPGEEYSEIILHVRFKERDARLQQITLGTLGTNLIYGAFYKHDQPKKLLKYLYDHIDKDKIEIDMINFDGPRFKNVDNRLMSLQLLRNEMTEAVMFGPDGKNILAARILYKKNVLALRGSFRPVTKVNMDMYHKARSMFVKSGKVQEDRLETIFEITLSNLKASGEIDEEDFMHRAELLCSLGQTVMISNFKEYYRLVEYLNNYTKERIGLVMGTNNLIDIFDTQYYHHLSGGILEAFGKLFFKDLRVYLYPMQDAETGELTTSENLKVHPRMKELYKFFKYNGRVIDIENFDSEIGHIYSREVLRMIESGEDGWQDMLPEGIPELIDEGNFFGCNENCEPETVD
- the bcp gene encoding thioredoxin-dependent thiol peroxidase, with the translated sequence MTTLKAGYKAPDFSIPNQDGEIVSLSDFKGKKLVLFFYPKASTPGCTAEACNLRDNVSRFRESGYEILGASADSQKRQSNFKEKFELPYDLLADENHELLNAYKVWGPKKFMGKEYDGIHRTTFVIDENGVIEEVISKVKTKEHTDQIL
- a CDS encoding endonuclease III domain-containing protein; this encodes MKKQEKVNFVIQTLEELYPVIPVPLDHKDPYTLLIAVLMSAQSTDVRVNQITPLLFERADNPYDMIRLSVEEIREIIKPVGLSPMKAKGIYGLSHILIDKHNGLVPKTYEELEELPAVGHKTAAVVLSQAFGIPAFPVDTHIHRLMYRWNLTNGKNVVQTERDAKRLFPEEKWNELHLQIIWYGRQYSPARGWDLEKDIITKTIGRKTVLADYHKIKTRRGKA
- a CDS encoding RNA polymerase sigma factor, which translates into the protein MNFKDASDAVLVKQYMEGQESSLEILIKRHQQRIHGFIFSKVLDRDITEDIFQDTFIKVIRTLKRGKYNEEGKFLPWVMRISHNLVIDHFRRNKRMPKFQSRNDFDIFDVISDGEDSIESALITDQVHSDVKRLIEELPDDQKEVLVMRIYKEMSFKEIAETTDVSINTALGRMRYALINLRKVIDKHNIVLTQ